The following proteins are encoded in a genomic region of Paralichthys olivaceus isolate ysfri-2021 chromosome 23, ASM2471397v2, whole genome shotgun sequence:
- the pik3cg gene encoding phosphatidylinositol 4,5-bisphosphate 3-kinase catalytic subunit gamma isoform yields MDQIQVSDEEPIVLREDIRRRRRKKAITSSSTASMDQISIEFVLPPMAWGGISPDSLLLEVAGNWTVEQVKAQVWLKAVTSNLSPDFYQRFSPDHCILLYQKKGNVCEIYDKHQVFQTLDCIRYWKALKKNVGRIQLVPRPQPSDEAIQYQSHLNYLIGYDVTDVSNVHDDELEFTRRKLLTPRRIELSNRDPQLYAMDPWVTRKPLPEHLLSKLSNSHILVVIHITTASQTIKVSIDDTPAQVLSSFFAKTANKRSLLGIPEDVCEADYVLRVCGREEYLYGDKPLQNFNWIRQCLKNGEEIHLVLEMPPDPDLDLVHKEDWAQVDDCTGVAGTHEQLTIDEKDHERVFTISMWDCNRKFRVKVLGIDIPSMPKIPEFIVFIEASIFHGQQLLAQERTTSKTFNEEVLWNCWLEFNIKIKDLPKGARLNLQVVCGKQPQTPNSKGSSYQDTTGGGAGSHDAKTKSRLLYYVNLLLVDHRSLLRQGEFILHMWKMPEKSEESSSSSINADKLTSATNPDKASSMAIAILLDKYCYPVVLPKSRDVSRDAVAGGEEAEAGERGHREMPNHLKKQFEAIVATDPLHPLSPEDKELLWHFRHECMRDPRAYPKLLGSVRWGKQEDVLVTHRLLERSSAWDSSGLDVGLAMQLLDCHYSDAQVRSMAVRKLETLEDDDVLRYLLQLVQAVKFEPYHDSALVRFLLKRALRSKRIGHFLFWFLRSEIAQSMHYQQRYAVLLEAYLRGCGEAMLMDYREQVEITDALQKVTREMKAMSADKYDVTAQVVLQLRQKLEILQSSGLPESFRVPYDPGLRAGALLIEQCKVMASKKKPLWLQFKRADPTTLSKDPIGIIFKDGDDLRQDMLILQILLIMESIWETESLDLCLLPYGCISTGNRIGMIEIVKDATTIANIQQSVVGSTGAFKDEILYQWLRDKCVSEDKFQEAVEKFLYSCGGYCVATYVLGIGDRHNDNIMITESGNLFHIDFGHILGNYKSFMGINKEWVPFVLTPDFLYVMGTSGKKSSPHFQKFQDVCVKAYLALRHHTNLLIILFSMMLMTGMPQLTSKEDIEYIREALTVGRNEDEAQRHLLDQIEICREKGWMVQINWFVHLVLGIKQGVDKRST; encoded by the exons ATGGACCAGATCCAGGTAAGTGACGAAGAACCTATAGTCCTGCGAGAAGACatccggaggaggaggagaaagaaggcCATCACGTCATCCTCCACTGCCTCCATGGACCAGATCTCAATCGAGTTTGTCCTGCCCCCGATGGCGTGGGGCGGAATCAGCCCCGAcagtctgctgctggaggtcGCTGGGAACTGGACAGTGGAACAG GTGAAAGCTCAGGTTTGGCTGAAGGCGGTGACTTCAAACCTCAGTCCTGACTTCTACCAGCGGTTTTCTCCCGACCACTGCATCCTGCTCTACCAGAAGAAAGGCAACGTGTGTGAGATCTACGACAAGCACCAGGTCTTCCAGACGCTCGACTGCATTCGCTACTGGAAAG ccctGAAGAAAAATGTGGGGCGGATCCAGCTGGTGCCTCGTCCCCAGCCCTCGGATGAGGCCATTCAGTACCAGAGCCACCTAAACTACTTGATTGGCTACGACGTGACTGATGTCAGCAACGTACACGACGACGAGCTGGAGTTCACCCGCAGAAAGCTGCTGACGCCGCGCCGCATCGAGTTGTCCAACCGTGACCCGCAACTCTACGCCATGGACCCCTGGGTGACCCGCAAACCACTGCCTGAGCATCTGCTCAGCAAA CTCAGTAACAGTCACATCCTGGTGGTGATCCACATCACCACAGCCAGCCAGACCATCAAGGTCTCCATCGACGACACACCGGCTCAG GTCTTGTCAAGCTTTTTCGCCAAGACAGCAAATAAAAGATCTCTGCTGGGCATCCCTGAAGACGTGTGTGAAGCAGACTATGTGCTACGTGTGTGTGGCAG GGAGGAGTATCTGTACGGGGATAAACCACTGCAGAACTTCAACTGGATCCGTCAGTGTTTGAAGAATGGCGAGGAGATCCACCTGGTTCTGGAGATGCCGCCTgatcctgatctggatctggtCCACAAGGAGGACTGGGCCCAGGTGGATGACTGCACCGGTGTCGCAG GTACCCATGAGCAGTTGACCATCGATGAGAAAGACCATGAGCGGGTGTTCACCATCTCCATGTGGGACTGTAACAGGAAGTTCAGAGTGAAGGTGCTGGGTATCGACATCCCATCAATGCCCAAGATCCCAGAGTTTATTGTCTTCATAGAGGCCAGCATCTTCCACGGCCAGCAGCTGTTAGCCCAg GAGAGGACAACCTCTAAAACATTCAATGAAGAAGTGCTGTGGAACTGCTGGCTGGAGTTTAACATCAAAATCAAAGACCTGCCTAAAGGGGCACGCCTCAACCTCCAG GTGGTTTGTGGGAAACAACCTCAGACACCAAACTCGAAGGGGAGCTCTTACCAGGACActacaggaggaggagcaggcagccATGATG CAAAGACCAAGAGTCGTCTCCTATACTATGTCAACCTGCTCCTCGTCGATCACCGCTCGCTGCTCCGCCAGGGCGAGTTCATCCTCCACATGTGGAAAATGCCAGAGAAGAgtgaggagagcagcagcagcagcatcaacgCAGACAAGCTCACCTCGGCAACCAACCCGGACAAGGCCTCTTCCATGGCCATCGCCATCTTACTGGACAAGTACTGCTACCCTGTGGTGCTGCCCAAGAGCCGGGACGTGAGCCGGGATGCGGTCGCTGGGGGCGAGGAGGCCGAGGCAGGGGAGCGGGGTCACAGGGAGATGCCGAACCATCTGAAGAAGCAGTTTGAAGCTATTGTGGCGACCGACCCGCTGCATCCGCTCAGTCCCGAGGACAAAGAGCTGCTCTGGCACTTCAGGCACGAGTGTATGCGTGACCCCAG GGCGTACCCTAAGCTGCTGGGCTCAGTCAGATGGGGGAAACAGGAGGACGTGTTGGTGACACACCGTCTGTTGGAGCGCAGCAGTGCTTGGGACAGCAG TGGTCTGGATGTTGGTCTGGCCATGCAGCTGCTCGACTGTCATTACTCTGACGCTCAGGTTCGCTCAATGGCTGTCAGGAAGCTGGAGACGCTGGAGGACGATGATGTGCTCAGATATCTTCTGCAGCTTGTGCAG GCGGTGAAGTTTGAGCCCTACCATGACAGTGCCCTGGTGAGGTTCCTGCTGAAGAGAGCTCTGAGG AGTAAGCGTATTGGTCATTTTCTCTTCTGGTTCCTGCGCAGTGAGATCGCTCAGTCCATGCACTACCAGCAGAGATATGCTGTCCTGCTGGAGGCCTACCTCAGAGGCTGTGGGGAAGCCATGCTGATGGACTACAGGGAACAG GTGGAGATTACAGATGCTCTGCAGAAAGTCACCCGTGAGATGAAGGCAATGTCTGCTGACAAATATGACGTCACTGCACAAG tggtgtTACAGTTGCGTCAGAAACTGGAGATTCTGCAGTCGTCTGGTCTGCCAGAGAGTTTCAGGGTCCCGTATGATCCTGGACTGAGAGCTGGAGCCCTGTTG ATTGAGCAATGCAAAGTGATGGCGTCTAAGAAGAAGCCGCTGTGGCTGCAGTTTAAAAGGGCCGACCCCACCACTCTGTCCAAAGACCCCATCGGCATCATCTTCAAAGACGGAGATGACCTCCGACAGGATATGCTCATCCTGCAG ATTCTGCTCATCATGGAGTCAATCTGGGAGACGGAATCACTCGATCTCTGCCTGTTACCATACGGCTGCATCTCCACTGGAAACAGAATAG GTATGATTGAGATCGTTAAGGATGCCACCACCATTGCTAACATCCAGCAGAGTGTCGTTGGGAGCACCGGTGCTTTTAAAGATGAAATCCTGTATCAGTGGCTTCGGGACAAGTGTGTCAGTGAGGACAAG TTTCAGGAGGCTGTGGAGAAGTTCCTGTATTCCTGTGGTGGCTACTGTGTGGCCACATATGTTCTGGGGATCGGGGATCGCCACAATGACAACATCATGATCACTGAATCTG GGAATCTCTTCCACATCGACTTCGGTCACATCCTGGGGAATTACAAGAGCTTCATGGGAATCAATAAGGAGTGGGTTCCCTTCGTGCTCACACCAGACTTCCTGTACGTCATGGGAACGTCAGGAAAGAAAAGTAGCCCCCACTTCCAGAAGTTCCAG GACGTGTGTGTAAAGGCTTACCTCGCCCTGCGGCATCACACCAACCTGctcatcatcctcttctccaTGATGCTGATGACCG GCATGCCCCAGTTGACCAGTAAGGAGGATATCGAGTACATCCGAGAGGCATTGACTGTCGGCCGCAACGAGGACGAGGCTCAACGCCACCTGCTGGACCAGATAGAGATTTGCAGGGAGAAAGGCTGGATGGTTCAGATCAACTGGTTTGTTCACCTGGTGCTGGGAATCAAGCAGGGTGTGGACAAACGCTCCACTTAG